A window of Chitinophaga sp. MM2321 contains these coding sequences:
- a CDS encoding plasmid mobilization protein, with protein sequence MINKNNRTKRVYIRLTEGEYHQLQKQFKGTTEHKLSAYARKMILQKPLIAGYRNLTAEALMIEFARLIKDLNGVANNFNQAVHVLHTLQHPAQFSKWLQTYQQEKNILLRDIQSIRDFINKTAGIWLQS encoded by the coding sequence ATGATCAATAAAAACAACCGTACTAAGCGTGTATATATACGGCTTACTGAAGGGGAGTACCACCAGCTCCAGAAACAATTCAAAGGCACAACAGAGCATAAATTAAGTGCCTATGCCCGCAAAATGATCTTGCAGAAACCACTGATTGCTGGCTATAGAAACCTAACAGCAGAGGCCTTAATGATTGAATTTGCTCGCTTGATTAAGGACCTCAATGGGGTCGCTAACAACTTTAACCAGGCCGTACATGTCCTGCATACCCTGCAACATCCAGCGCAGTTTTCCAAATGGTTACAGACCTACCAGCAGGAGAAAAACATACTACTGAGGGATATACAATCCATCCGGGATTTCATCAATAAAACTGCCGGCATATGGTTGCAATCATAA
- a CDS encoding relaxase/mobilization nuclease domain-containing protein produces MVAIIKPGQSIRRVFYYNENKLSAFFINDKGEKKPCATLLMAGNYPMDLEQTREKHRLNMLLKTAEKRPSVTSPSLHISLNFAPKEEHPETLLKQIAAEYMDAIGLGEQPYLVYQHHDAGHPHMHIVTLRVRPDGTTIDTYNIGKKKSEPAREKLEEKYNLVRAKDHKRNVFRLPAVNVGKVLYGKSETKKSITNVLDWVLTRYKYSSLAALNALLKGYNICADRGAEQSRIFIKKGLLYRLLDAEGKPVGVPIPASHIYSKPTLKKLEEHFQSCPAFTPKERARVKNAIDLHLKKIPDSNLDLLEKALLKQNIRMVLRTNAQGQIYGITYVDHTSKCILNGSDLGKAYSANAIQNRCKNPRTIQKAAFPTVATSGESYSSSESHTDSLFELLMQPENVYEPLPYQLKRRKKRKK; encoded by the coding sequence ATGGTTGCAATCATAAAACCAGGTCAATCCATTCGTCGGGTGTTTTATTACAATGAGAATAAACTCAGCGCCTTTTTCATTAACGATAAAGGCGAAAAAAAGCCTTGCGCAACCTTGCTTATGGCAGGTAACTACCCTATGGATTTGGAGCAGACAAGGGAAAAACACCGGTTGAATATGCTGTTAAAAACGGCAGAAAAAAGACCAAGTGTAACGTCACCCAGCCTGCATATTTCACTGAATTTCGCCCCAAAGGAAGAACATCCTGAAACCTTATTGAAGCAGATCGCAGCAGAGTATATGGACGCCATCGGTCTTGGTGAACAGCCCTACCTGGTCTATCAACACCATGATGCCGGCCATCCTCACATGCATATTGTTACCCTTCGGGTAAGGCCAGATGGCACCACAATTGACACTTATAATATTGGCAAAAAAAAGTCTGAACCCGCCAGAGAAAAGCTAGAAGAAAAGTACAATCTGGTTCGAGCGAAAGACCACAAGCGAAATGTTTTTCGCCTACCTGCGGTAAATGTGGGAAAGGTTTTATACGGAAAATCTGAAACCAAAAAATCCATCACAAACGTGCTGGACTGGGTGTTAACCCGGTATAAATATTCCTCTCTTGCTGCACTGAATGCCTTGCTGAAAGGATACAATATCTGTGCTGACCGGGGTGCTGAACAGTCGCGGATCTTTATCAAAAAAGGTCTGCTTTACCGTCTGCTGGATGCCGAGGGTAAGCCTGTCGGAGTACCTATTCCGGCCAGCCATATTTATTCCAAACCAACCCTGAAAAAACTGGAGGAGCATTTTCAAAGTTGCCCGGCCTTTACACCAAAAGAAAGGGCAAGGGTGAAGAATGCGATTGATCTGCACCTGAAAAAGATCCCTGATTCCAATCTCGATCTGCTGGAGAAGGCACTCCTGAAACAGAACATCCGTATGGTACTAAGAACCAATGCTCAGGGCCAGATCTACGGGATTACTTATGTAGACCATACCAGTAAATGTATCCTTAATGGAAGTGACCTGGGCAAGGCATACAGCGCCAATGCCATCCAAAACCGATGTAAAAACCCCCGAACAATACAGAAAGCCGCTTTTCCTACAGTAGCAACTTCAGGGGAATCGTATAGCTCATCTGAGAGCCATACAGATAGTTTGTTTGAACTGCTGATGCAACCTGAAAATGTTTATGAGCCGCTCCCTTACCAGCTCAAAAGAAGAAAAAAAAGAAAAAAGTAA